A genomic stretch from Lathyrus oleraceus cultivar Zhongwan6 chromosome 2, CAAS_Psat_ZW6_1.0, whole genome shotgun sequence includes:
- the LOC127117460 gene encoding pentatricopeptide repeat-containing protein At3g22150, chloroplastic: MNGKTATTMTSPAVPLPVSTTSTPSTAATQIRVAAKQKEWNKAISTSIRSRLSKLCREGQPHLARQLLESLPRPSTVVWNSVIIGFICNNMPLEALLLYAQMRSKPDTRFDPYTFSSTLKACALTNDVITGKAIHSHFLRSHSSTNPGPSRIVYNSLLNMYSSCQHDYVLKVFGVMRKRNVVAWNTLISWYVKTNRYHEAVDAFGTMISLSVAPTPVTFVNLFPGLSKFGDSRIAHLFYGFLLKFGNEYVNDVFVVSSAILMFADLGCMDYARKVFDQCLNKNTEIWNTMIAAYVQNNCPVEAIDVFVQALESEEEEGFCDDVTLLSVITAVSQVQQIKLAEQLHAFVLKSLPASLIIILNAIMVMYSRCNLINTSFKVFDKMLERDAVSWNTIISAFVQNGFNEEALMLVCEMQKQKFLIDSVTVTALFSAASNLRNMYIGRQTHAYLIRRGIQFEGMESYLIDMYAKSGSIRTSELLFEHNCPSNKDQATWNAMIAGYTQNGLNEKAILLLNEMLVQKVLPNAVTLASILPACSSMGSMGFARQIHGFSIRHFLEKNVYVGTALTDSYSKCGAISYAENVFVRMPEKNSVSYTTMIMCYGQHGMGKRALTLYDSMLRSGIKPDAITFVAILSACNYSGLVDEGLQIFESMEKVHKIKPSIEHYCCVADMLGRVGRVIEAYEFVKGLGEDGNSMEIWGSILGSCKNHGHFELGKVVAKKLLNMGREKRMAGYHVLLSNIYAEEGEWENVDRVRKQMKENGLQKETGCSWVEIAGFVNCFVSRDEKHPQSDEICYMLDKLTMDMKDAGYKPLYGLNLNMILDSNE, encoded by the coding sequence ATGAATGGAAAAACAGCAACAACGATGACTTCTCCCGCCGTCCCTCTCCCCGTCTCCACCACATCCACACCGTCAACCGCCGCCACTCAAATCCGCGTCGCCGCAAAACAGAAAGAGTGGAACAAAGCAATCAGCACAAGCATCCGTTCACGTCTCAGCAAACTATGCCGAGAAGGCCAACCTCACCTCGCTCGTCAACTCCTCGAATCTCTTCCCCGTCCTTCCACCGTCGTCTGGAACTCCGTCATCATCGGTTTCATCTGTAACAATATGCCTCTCGAAGCTCTTCTTTTGTACGCTCAAATGAGATCCAAACCAGACACTCGTTTTGATCCTTACACTTTCTCCTCCACTCTCAAAGCTTGTGCATTAACCAATGATGTTATTACCGGTAAAGCTATTCATTCTCATTTTCTTCGTTCTCATTCCAGTACTAACCCTGGTCCTAGTAGAATTGTTTACAATTCGCTTTTGAATATGTACTCTTCTTGTCAACATGATTATGTCCTCAAGGTGTTTGGTGTAATGCGTAAACGAAATGTTGTTGCTTGGAATACTTTGATTTCTTGGTATGTTAAGACCAATCGGTATCACGAAGCCGTTGATGCTTTTGGTACTATGATTAGTCTTTCCGTTGCGCCTACTCCTGTTACTTTTGTTAATCTCTTTCCTGGTTTATCGAAATTCGGTGATTCTAGAATTGCTCATTTGTTTTATGGATTTCTTCTCAAATTTGGTAATGAGTATGTtaatgatgtgtttgttgttAGTTCTGCGATACTTATGTTTGCTGATCTTGGTTGCATGGATTATGCTCGTAAGGTTTTCGACCAATGTTTGAACAAAAATACTGAGATTTGGAATACTATGATTGCTGCTTATGTTCAGAATAACTGCCCAGTTGAAGCAATTGATGTGTTTGTTCAAGCCTTGGAGTCAGAGGAAGAGGAGGGTTTCTGCGATGATGTAACTTTGCTCTCTGTTATTACTGCTGTTTCACAGGTGCAGCAAATTAAATTGGCTGAGCAGCTGCATGCGTTTGTTCTAAAAAGTTTGCCTGCTTCGCTAATTATAATTCTCAATGCTATAATGGTTATGTACTCGAGATGCAATCTTATTAATACTTCGTTCAAGGTTTTTGATAAGATGTTGGAAAGGGACGCTGTTTCGTGGAATACAATAATATCTGCCTTTGTACAGAATGGTTTCAATGAGGAGGCGCTTATGCTTGTTTGTGAGATGCAGAAGCAAAAGTTTTTGATTGATTCTGTTACCGTGACTGCTCTTTTTTCTGCAGCTTCTAATCTTAGGAATATGTATATTGGAAGGCAAACTCATGCATATTTGATTCGCCGTGGGATACAGTTTGAGGGGATGGAGAGTTATTTGATAGATATGTATGCAAAATCCGGCTCAATTAGGACTTCTGAATTGTTGTTTGAGCATAACTGCCCGAGTAATAAAGACCAGGCCACATGGAATGCTATGATTGCTGGTTATACTCAGAATGGGCTCAATGAGAAAGCTATTCTTCTTCTTAATGAGATGTTGGTGCAAAAGGTACTACCAAATGCGGTGACATTGGCATCAATTCTTCCTGCTTGTAGTTCAATGGGAAGCATGGGATTCGCTAGGCAAATTCATGGATTCTCCATCCGTCATTTCTTGGAGAAAAATGTTTATGTGGGAACTGCTTTAACTGACTCATATTCCAAATGTGGTGCAATTAGTTATGCTGAAAATGTTTTTGTGAGAATGCCCGAGAAGAATTCGGTCTCATACACCACAATGATAATGTGCTATGGTCAGCATGGGATGGGTAAGAGAGCTCTTACCCTGTACGACTCTATGCTGAGATCTGGCATTAAGCCTGATGCAATTACTTTCGTTGCCATCTTGTCTGCTTGTAATTACTCTGGATTGGTTGATGAAGGCCTTCAAATATTTGAATCTATGGAGAAAGTACATAAAATTAAGCCTTCAATCGAACATTATTGTTGTGTTGCCGACATGTTAGGGAGGGTTGGAAGGGTGATTGAAGCCTATGAGTTTGTTAAGGGACTGGGTGAGGATGGTAACAGCATGGAAATCTGGGGATCTATTCTTGGGTCATGTAAAAATCACGGGCATTTTGAATTGGGAAAAGTTGTTGCCAAAAAATTGCTGAATATGGGTAGGGAGAAAAGAATGGCAGGATATCATGTTCTGCTCTCAAATATTTATGCAGAGGAAGGAGAGTGGGAAAATGTTGATAGAGTGAGAAAGCAGATGAAGGAAAATGGTTTGCAAAAAGAAACAGGATGTAGTTGGGTTGAGATTGCTGGGTTTGTAAACTGCTTTGTATCTAGAGATGAGAAGCACCCTCAAAGTGATGAAATATGTTATATGTTGGACAAGTTGACTATGGACATGAAGGACGCGGGTTACAAACCACTTTACGGCTTAAATTTAAATATGATTTTGGATTCTAATGAATGA
- the LOC127117462 gene encoding uncharacterized protein LOC127117462, whose amino-acid sequence MEMQQLLSMGFPDELAAQALAATGGKSTVKATEWILTHKPTTTTTTTTNNNNPSPSPSPSPPPPPPPSSFAFQPKLDRFFQNPNPNPSPPQPIDSQQQQKEQEPETNEPTKRIKLSPTPLSQTQSQTPTLQNNKPSFFFNRSKKQTQTQTHTHEPLYERLRPRTLDEVVGQDHLLSANSILRSAIQRNRLPSILLWGPPGTGKTTIAKAIVNSSTTTSTFYRFVSLSAVTSGVKDVREAVDEARKLRLKTNQTTVLFVDEVHRFNKSQQDSFLPVIEDGSIVFVGATTENPSFHLITPLLSRCRVLILNPLQPHHLSLLLKRAATDRDKGLVKSLGFGSDSGSGSSQVNVSVGEDAVDFITNNCDGDARVALNVLEIAAVTAAARVQYDNEECKDAVVVAVSVEDAKEALQSKHLAYDKAGEEHYNLISALHKSMRGSDANAAIYWLARMLKGGEEPLYIARRLVRFASEDVGLADPVALNQAVSCYQACHFIGMPECNVILAQCVAYLALAPKSIAVYRAIGDAEKVVRESVGQNEGVPLHLRNAPTKLMKEVGYGKGYIYTPDNPSAAQSFLPSSLQGFKFLHWPDKNLSKSDG is encoded by the coding sequence ATGGAGATGCAACAGCTTCTTAGCATGGGTTTTCCCGACGAGTTAGCCGCCCAAGCCTTAGCTGCCACCGGCGGTAAATCCACCGTCAAAGCCACCGAATGGATTCTCACTCACAAAccaaccaccaccaccaccaccaccaccaacaacaacaaccctTCGCCATCACCATCACCatcaccaccaccaccaccaccaccttCATCATTCGCATTCCAACCCAAACTCGACCGGTTCTTCcaaaacccaaacccaaacccatcTCCACCTCAACCCATTGATTCGCAACAACAGCAAAAAGAACAAGAACCCGAAACAAACGAACCAACCAAACGTATTAAGCTATCCCCAACACCACTCTCACAGACACAATCTCAAACACCTACACTGCAAAACAACAAACCCTCATTTTTCTTCAACCGTTCCAAGAAACAAACTCAAACTCAAACCCACACTCATGAACCCTTATACGAACGCTTGCGCCCCAGAACATTGGACGAGGTTGTTGGACAGGATCATCTTCTATCAGCAAATTCTATTCTCCGTTCCGCAATCCAACGCAATCGTTTACCTTCTATCCTCTTATGGGGTCCACCCGGCACAGGTAAAACCACTATCGCCAAAGCTATTGTcaattcatcaacaacaacttcAACTTTCTATCGTTTTGTCTCTTTATCTGCTGTTACTAGTGGTGTTAAAGATGTTAGAGAAGCTGTTGATGAAGCAAGAAAACTCAGActcaaaacaaatcaaactacTGTTCTTTTTGTGGATGAGGTTCATAGGTTTAATAAATCTCAGCAAGATTCTTTCTTACCTGTTATTGAAGATGGTAGCATTGTTTTCGTGGGTGCCACTACTGAAAACCCTTCTTTTCATTTGATCACACCCCTTTTGTCTCGTTGTCGTGTACTAATTCTTAACCCTCTTCAACCTCATCACCTCAGTTTGCTTCTTAAACGTGCTGCTACTGACAGAGACAAAGGATTGGTGAAAAGCCTTGGATTTGGTTCTGATTCTGGTTCTGGTTCTTCCCAAGTTAATGTCAGTGTTGGTGAAGATGCGGTTGATTTTATAACTAACAATTGTGACGGGGATGCTCGTGTTGCTTTGAATGTATTGGAGATTGCTGCTGTTACCGCAGCTGCTAGGGTACAATATGACAATGAAGAATGCAAGGATGCTGTTGTAGTTGCTGTTAGTGTAGAGGATGCGAAGGAGGCACTTCAAAGTAAGCATCTTGCATATGATAAAGCTGGGGAAGAACACTAtaatttgatcagtgcattgcaCAAGTCTATGAGGGGAAGTGATGCTAATGCAGCGATTTATTGGCTGGCAAGAATGTTAAAAGGAGGTGAAGAGCCACTTTATATTGCTCGTAGGCTTGTACGGTTTGCAAGTGAGGATGTAGGTTTGGCTGATCCGGTAGCTCTTAATCAAGCTGTTTCTTGCTACCAAGCTTGTCATTTTATAGGAATGCCAGAGTGCAATGTGATTCTTGCACAATGTGTTGCTTACCTGGCTTTGGCTCCTAAGTCTATAGCGGTTTATAGAGCGATTGGAGATGCTGAGAAGGTAGTGAGGGAATCAGTTGGACAGAATGAAGGGGTGCCTCTTCATCTTAGGAATGCACCGACCAAGTTAATGAAGGAAGTTGGGTATGGGAAGGGATACATATACACTCCTGATAACCCTTCTGCAGCACAGAGCTTTTTGCCGTCCTCCCTTCAAGGGTTCAAATTCCTCCATTGGCCCGACAAGAATCTCTCCAAATCTGATGGATGA